In Candidatus Desulfofervidus auxilii, one genomic interval encodes:
- a CDS encoding potassium channel family protein, whose amino-acid sequence MSGFRPIIIAALLFIIILFVGISGYMLIEGWPFLDALYMTVITLSTVGYGVPYSLSPAGKEFTVILILVGVGTVLYLFGSIAQVMFEGRLKLLLGRKAMEKKISALKNHYIICGYGRIGQYVCKQLQEHKVPFVIIERDSQLLQEVEEHGFLYIQEDATKEEALVKAGAKNALGLITVVGSDADNVYIILTARGLNPSLKIISRAAEEGAVKKMFRAGANTVISPYEIGARKIVQTITHPLVTDFIELTVHRGIELQMEEIPIGKEAKIKDVSLKESGLRQKFDVIVIAIRKASGEMIFNPSPQTTISCGDILIVLGKPDKLIELESVMDSHSVCLP is encoded by the coding sequence ATGTCAGGCTTTAGACCTATTATTATAGCCGCTCTTTTGTTTATTATCATCCTCTTTGTAGGTATATCTGGCTATATGCTTATTGAAGGCTGGCCATTTTTAGACGCACTCTATATGACCGTTATCACTTTGAGCACAGTAGGATATGGAGTGCCTTATAGTTTGAGCCCTGCTGGAAAGGAGTTTACGGTTATTTTAATTTTAGTAGGCGTAGGAACAGTCCTCTACTTATTTGGGAGTATAGCGCAAGTCATGTTTGAGGGTCGTTTAAAACTTCTTCTGGGGAGGAAGGCCATGGAGAAAAAAATAAGTGCTTTAAAAAATCACTATATTATTTGTGGTTACGGTCGGATAGGACAATATGTTTGTAAACAACTGCAGGAGCATAAGGTCCCCTTTGTTATTATAGAAAGAGATTCCCAATTATTACAGGAGGTAGAAGAACATGGTTTTCTTTATATTCAAGAAGATGCTACCAAAGAAGAGGCTTTAGTCAAAGCAGGAGCAAAAAATGCTTTAGGTTTAATTACCGTGGTTGGGTCTGACGCAGATAATGTTTATATCATTTTAACTGCACGGGGATTAAATCCTTCTTTGAAAATTATCTCTAGGGCAGCAGAAGAAGGAGCAGTAAAAAAGATGTTTAGGGCAGGAGCAAATACCGTTATTTCACCTTATGAAATAGGAGCGAGAAAGATTGTTCAAACCATTACTCACCCATTGGTCACTGATTTTATAGAATTAACAGTTCATCGAGGTATTGAATTACAAATGGAAGAGATACCTATTGGGAAAGAGGCAAAAATAAAGGATGTAAGCTTGAAAGAATCAGGATTAAGACAAAAATTTGATGTAATTGTAATAGCCATTAGAAAGGCTTCTGGAGAAATGATTTTTAACCCATCCCCACAAACAACAATTTCTTGTGGTGATATTCTCATCGTGCTGGGTAAACCTGATAAATTAATAGAATTGGAATCTGTTATGGACTCCCACTCTGTCTGCTTGCCATAG
- a CDS encoding KpsF/GutQ family sugar-phosphate isomerase, with amino-acid sequence MGPNKISHILKRAKEVLQIEAEGILGVVDKLGSNFAEAVKTILKAEGRVIVTGVGKSGIIGRKIVATLNSTGTPALFLHPVEAMHGDLGMVTQKDVILAISNSGETGEITILIPSFKRLGAPLIAFTENPDSTLGRHSDIVINTGVKREACPLGLAPTASTTAVLATGDALAVVLLEQRRFTPDDFRRFHPGGYLGKKLSWKVKKIMHKSQELPKVGPRTKLKNILPKIGENEILWVVARGRLYGIIDAKTTIKLFIKKNKLEMYVKDLIKPIEVINPETSVNEALDKMREKELNVLGIVNEKGHFVGAVFLKDLLKKATFSFLQE; translated from the coding sequence ATGGGGCCTAATAAGATTAGTCATATATTAAAAAGGGCTAAAGAAGTATTACAAATTGAAGCCGAAGGCATCTTGGGTGTGGTGGATAAGCTCGGTTCTAATTTTGCAGAGGCAGTAAAAACTATACTTAAGGCAGAAGGACGGGTAATTGTAACTGGTGTAGGAAAATCAGGGATTATTGGCCGAAAAATCGTGGCTACTTTAAATAGCACCGGCACCCCTGCACTTTTTTTACACCCCGTAGAGGCTATGCATGGTGATCTAGGAATGGTAACCCAAAAAGATGTGATTTTAGCTATTTCTAATAGTGGGGAGACCGGAGAAATTACCATTCTTATTCCCAGTTTTAAGCGTTTGGGGGCCCCATTGATTGCATTTACAGAAAATCCTGATTCAACCTTGGGTCGGCATAGTGATATTGTTATAAATACCGGGGTAAAAAGAGAGGCTTGCCCTTTGGGTTTAGCTCCAACAGCCAGTACCACCGCTGTTTTAGCAACTGGAGATGCCTTGGCTGTTGTTTTGTTGGAACAAAGGCGGTTTACTCCTGATGATTTCCGGCGTTTCCATCCTGGAGGCTATTTAGGGAAAAAGTTAAGCTGGAAAGTAAAAAAAATTATGCACAAATCCCAAGAGTTGCCTAAGGTGGGACCAAGGACAAAATTAAAGAATATTCTGCCTAAAATAGGCGAGAATGAAATTCTTTGGGTAGTGGCTAGGGGACGCTTATACGGAATAATAGATGCTAAAACCACAATTAAATTATTTATTAAAAAAAACAAATTGGAAATGTATGTTAAAGACTTGATCAAGCCCATAGAAGTCATAAATCCTGAGACCTCTGTAAACGAGGCCTTAGACAAAATGCGTGAAAAGGAATTGAATGTTCTAGGAATTGTGAATGAAAAAGGACATTTTGTAGGAGCTGTTTTCCTCAAAGATTTATTAAAAAAAGCCACATTTTCCTTTCTTCAGGAGTAA
- the purF gene encoding amidophosphoribosyltransferase: MQRFPRENCGIFGVYGHPEASKLTYFGLYALQHRGQESAGIVVSDGKEIHEHKGMGLVPEVFDESILNSLPGHIAIGHVRYSTTGFSLLRNAQPFVVYHLGMTLAIAHNGNLINAYDLRKQLEEDGAIFQSTMDSEIIIHLWAHYFYLGMEEGLAKALSKVKGAYSLVLMTEDTLIAARDPNGFRPLCLGKLKNGGYIIASETCALDLIEAKYIRDVEPGEILFINDKGLHSIYLPPAPRHSHCIFELIYFARPDSRIFGRNVYLFRKAQGEELAKETKIEADLVMPFPDSGNYVAIGYAQAANLPFEIGMIRNHYVGRTFIQPSPTMRDFGVKIKLNPVKELLKDKRIVILEDSIIRGTTCRSRIKTLREIGVKEIHLLVSCPPHCFPCYYGIDFSSKGELIAASKSIEEIRKFLNLDSLHYLSMDGLLRASDIPKQQLCLACFNGEYPILLEREFSKTWLERHGA, encoded by the coding sequence ATGCAAAGATTCCCAAGAGAAAATTGTGGCATTTTTGGTGTGTATGGTCATCCAGAGGCAAGTAAGCTGACCTACTTTGGTCTTTATGCCTTACAACATAGAGGGCAAGAAAGTGCAGGTATAGTGGTTTCTGATGGAAAAGAAATCCATGAGCATAAAGGTATGGGGCTTGTCCCGGAAGTGTTTGATGAAAGTATATTAAACTCCCTACCTGGACACATTGCTATTGGGCATGTGCGTTATTCTACCACTGGTTTCTCCCTCTTGCGTAATGCCCAACCCTTCGTAGTTTACCATCTAGGAATGACTTTAGCCATTGCTCATAATGGTAATTTAATAAATGCCTATGACTTGCGCAAACAATTGGAAGAAGATGGGGCTATTTTTCAATCTACTATGGATAGTGAAATCATTATTCATCTTTGGGCCCATTATTTTTATTTAGGAATGGAAGAAGGACTAGCAAAGGCGTTAAGTAAAGTAAAAGGCGCTTATTCCTTAGTCCTTATGACCGAAGATACCCTTATCGCTGCTAGAGACCCCAACGGATTCCGTCCTTTGTGTTTAGGTAAGCTAAAAAATGGTGGATATATCATTGCCTCTGAAACCTGTGCCTTAGATTTAATAGAGGCTAAATATATTAGAGATGTAGAACCAGGTGAAATTTTGTTTATCAATGATAAAGGACTGCATTCTATTTATCTGCCTCCAGCCCCACGGCATTCACACTGTATTTTTGAATTGATCTATTTTGCTCGTCCAGATAGCCGCATTTTTGGGCGCAATGTCTATCTTTTTCGCAAAGCCCAGGGAGAAGAACTGGCAAAGGAAACAAAAATAGAAGCAGATCTGGTCATGCCCTTCCCTGACTCTGGTAATTATGTAGCCATTGGTTATGCCCAAGCCGCCAACTTGCCTTTTGAGATTGGCATGATTCGCAACCATTATGTTGGCCGTACCTTTATTCAACCGTCTCCTACAATGCGTGATTTTGGAGTAAAAATAAAGCTCAATCCAGTAAAAGAATTACTCAAAGATAAACGCATTGTTATCTTAGAAGACTCTATTATCCGGGGGACTACCTGCCGGAGTAGGATAAAAACATTGAGGGAAATCGGAGTTAAGGAAATTCACCTTTTGGTAAGTTGCCCACCTCATTGTTTCCCCTGTTACTATGGTATAGATTTTTCCTCTAAGGGTGAATTGATTGCTGCCAGCAAAAGCATTGAAGAAATCAGGAAATTTTTGAATTTGGATAGCTTACACTATTTAAGTATGGATGGTTTACTTAGAGCTTCAGATATTCCCAAACAGCAACTTTGTCTAGCTTGTTTCAATGGTGAGTATCCCATTCTTTTAGAAAGGGAGTTTTCTAAAACCTGGTTAGAAAGGCATGGGGCCTAA
- a CDS encoding pseudouridine synthase has translation MKQRLQKVLSRAGITSRRKAEKLILAGQVKVDGKVIKELGTKVDPETQFIEVDGCPLEIPPLVYLMLYKPRNYLTTLSDPLGRPKVTDLLKNLSTRVFPVGRLDFDAEGLLLLTNDGEFANLLIHPRYKVPKTYLVKIKGIPTHNVLKKFKEGIKLEDGKTLPAQVRVIRTLKNNTWLELTIWEGRYRQVKRMCAAIGHPVFRLKRIRIGPLSLGHLRPGEYRFLTPKEINSLKAMASRQSGSP, from the coding sequence ATGAAGCAGAGATTACAAAAGGTTCTTTCTAGGGCAGGAATTACTTCTAGGCGCAAGGCTGAAAAATTGATCCTTGCAGGCCAGGTGAAGGTAGATGGTAAAGTAATTAAGGAATTAGGAACAAAGGTTGACCCAGAAACACAATTTATTGAAGTAGATGGTTGCCCTCTTGAAATTCCCCCTTTAGTCTATCTCATGCTTTATAAGCCCCGTAATTACTTGACTACCCTTTCTGACCCCTTAGGTCGTCCTAAAGTAACAGATTTGTTGAAAAATTTGTCCACGCGGGTTTTTCCTGTGGGACGACTTGATTTTGATGCCGAGGGTCTTTTACTTTTAACTAATGATGGGGAATTTGCTAATTTGCTTATCCATCCTCGTTATAAAGTACCCAAGACATATTTGGTTAAGATAAAGGGAATTCCTACGCATAATGTTTTAAAAAAATTCAAAGAAGGCATAAAACTGGAAGACGGGAAAACACTACCTGCCCAGGTAAGGGTCATTCGCACTTTGAAAAATAATACCTGGCTAGAACTTACTATTTGGGAAGGACGTTATCGTCAAGTTAAACGCATGTGTGCCGCTATAGGACATCCTGTTTTTCGTTTAAAACGCATTAGGATAGGACCTTTAAGTTTGGGCCATCTAAGGCCAGGAGAATATCGTTTCCTCACCCCAAAGGAAATCAATAGCTTAAAAGCTATGGCAAGCAGACAGAGTGGGAGTCCATAA
- the pth gene encoding aminoacyl-tRNA hydrolase, with the protein MPEEQVKILVGLGNPGLKYQWTRHNFGFLVIDKLISAYPLKEETRNGLVWWGKINIAHQEVIVAKPLTFMNLSGEAVRWLSFGFKIPPCQVLIIHDDLDLDWGRIKLVKEGGPGGHKGVISIQTLLGTKRIPRLKIGIGRPFSESTIDYVLSEFSPKEKEDLGIILNQAQSAIETILKEGLNKAMSIFNVKNSLLKDN; encoded by the coding sequence GTGCCAGAAGAACAAGTTAAAATTTTAGTAGGATTGGGGAATCCTGGGTTAAAATATCAATGGACAAGGCATAATTTTGGTTTTTTGGTTATTGACAAATTAATTTCTGCTTATCCCCTCAAGGAAGAAACACGAAATGGCTTAGTCTGGTGGGGAAAAATTAATATAGCCCACCAGGAAGTTATAGTAGCCAAACCGCTGACCTTTATGAATCTTAGTGGTGAGGCAGTAAGATGGCTAAGTTTTGGTTTTAAAATTCCTCCTTGCCAAGTATTAATTATTCACGATGACCTTGATTTAGATTGGGGAAGAATTAAGTTAGTTAAAGAAGGAGGTCCAGGTGGGCATAAAGGAGTGATATCCATTCAAACATTATTAGGCACTAAAAGGATACCAAGATTAAAGATAGGTATTGGCCGACCGTTTTCAGAATCTACCATTGACTATGTATTAAGTGAGTTTTCACCCAAAGAAAAGGAAGATTTGGGTATCATCCTTAATCAAGCTCAATCAGCCATAGAGACAATATTAAAAGAAGGATTAAATAAGGCCATGTCTATTTTTAATGTAAAAAATTCTTTGCTAAAAGATAATTGA
- the scpB gene encoding SMC-Scp complex subunit ScpB: MNLKAILEALLFVTDKPLHLEKLKKLLSQWSLKEIKQALSELKNSYQSPDRGIELVEVAGGYRLQTKPDFRSYILTLKQTSPFRLSRSALETLAIIAYRQPITRREIETIKGVDVSGTLKMLLRLNLIKIAGRKKGSTALIYATTSHFLEVFGLKKLSELPQLTDFS; encoded by the coding sequence ATGAATCTAAAAGCCATTCTTGAAGCCCTGTTGTTTGTTACTGATAAGCCCTTACATTTGGAAAAATTGAAAAAGTTATTATCTCAATGGAGTTTAAAGGAAATTAAACAGGCCCTATCTGAGCTCAAGAATAGTTATCAATCTCCAGACAGAGGGATAGAATTAGTAGAAGTAGCAGGAGGATATCGCCTTCAAACTAAGCCCGATTTTCGTTCTTATATTTTAACCCTCAAGCAGACTTCGCCTTTTCGTCTAAGCCGCTCTGCTTTGGAAACATTGGCCATTATTGCCTACCGTCAGCCTATCACCCGTCGGGAAATTGAAACTATCAAAGGTGTGGATGTTTCTGGGACTTTAAAAATGCTCCTCCGGCTTAATTTGATAAAAATTGCCGGGAGAAAAAAAGGTAGCACTGCCTTAATTTATGCCACTACTTCTCATTTTTTAGAAGTGTTTGGTTTAAAAAAACTTTCTGAATTACCTCAATTAACAGATTTTTCTTAA
- a CDS encoding nucleotidyltransferase domain-containing protein: protein MPNKIQQDTIIKEFTQKLRQQLGDRLKEVILFGSRARGDWEEGSDYDFLIIVDKKTKEVRNIVLDIESELLNKTNKLLSSLISSEKEWENSKNFPLGRNISKEGIRL, encoded by the coding sequence ATGCCTAATAAAATTCAACAAGATACAATCATCAAAGAATTCACACAAAAACTAAGGCAACAACTTGGAGATAGATTAAAAGAGGTAATTCTGTTTGGCTCCAGGGCAAGGGGTGATTGGGAGGAAGGATCTGATTATGATTTCTTAATCATTGTGGATAAAAAAACAAAAGAAGTAAGAAATATTGTTTTAGATATAGAAAGTGAATTATTGAATAAAACAAATAAGTTATTATCTTCCTTAATTTCCTCAGAAAAAGAATGGGAAAACTCAAAAAACTTTCCTTTGGGAAGAAATATCTCTAAAGAAGGAATTAGATTGTGA
- a CDS encoding dihydrodipicolinate synthase family protein: MLPKGLICPLLIPFKADGQIDAVGLRQLWEYVNPFVAGISVGSSFSIEGVFLNYEDKKALFKLILGLWEGNKPLYFDITTSDEASMLELAQFSADLLRSQFDELVIEVLPLWYRGNRGLPQSLEALHTQTGAVFLVANHPRLVKTKKKPFKHCNIRTAVFKKLARYEFIKGMIFQGELNRFFNYQRALGGRKNFYFYEADEISFLKQPTNDGVVALTANLVPQMWHKLTTKVLNLNEGKKEELNETFILGEALKELCVICQNHPAILKWALREIGILSEIFTPFSGIVTESDLNTLKSWLQKYK, translated from the coding sequence ATGTTACCTAAAGGTCTAATTTGTCCTCTATTAATACCTTTTAAAGCAGACGGTCAGATAGATGCCGTGGGCTTAAGACAATTATGGGAGTATGTTAATCCCTTTGTAGCAGGTATTTCTGTAGGAAGCAGTTTTTCTATCGAAGGTGTTTTTCTAAATTATGAAGATAAAAAAGCCTTATTTAAGCTCATTTTGGGATTATGGGAAGGTAATAAACCACTTTACTTTGATATCACTACTTCTGATGAAGCATCTATGCTTGAGTTAGCCCAGTTCAGTGCTGATTTGTTGCGGTCACAGTTTGATGAACTAGTTATAGAGGTATTGCCTTTATGGTATAGAGGTAATCGGGGACTTCCCCAATCCCTTGAAGCACTCCATACCCAAACAGGGGCTGTTTTTTTAGTAGCCAACCATCCTAGATTGGTAAAAACTAAAAAAAAGCCCTTTAAACACTGTAATATTCGCACCGCTGTTTTTAAAAAACTAGCCCGATATGAGTTTATTAAAGGAATGATTTTTCAAGGAGAATTGAACAGATTTTTCAATTATCAAAGGGCATTAGGGGGGAGAAAGAATTTTTATTTTTACGAAGCAGATGAAATCAGTTTTTTGAAACAACCTACTAATGATGGGGTGGTGGCCTTAACAGCTAACCTGGTGCCCCAAATGTGGCACAAGTTAACTACCAAAGTATTAAATTTAAATGAAGGGAAAAAAGAAGAATTAAACGAAACTTTTATTCTAGGAGAAGCACTTAAAGAATTATGTGTCATTTGTCAGAATCATCCTGCCATATTAAAATGGGCCTTAAGAGAAATAGGCATTTTATCGGAAATTTTTACTCCTTTTTCTGGAATTGTCACAGAGAGCGATTTAAATACCCTGAAATCCTGGTTACAAAAATATAAATAA
- a CDS encoding ATP-dependent 6-phosphofructokinase — MLDFVDSIETKIASLGPSKIDSPILSKRKDVSRHFVAENERIMVNITQSYIEECIRNKKSFLSFEVAGPRQKIYFDPSKLKCGVVTCGGLCPGTNDVIRALVMELYHVYGVKNIYGFQYGLEGFISRYGHPLVELTPERVASIHELGGTILGTSRGAQDIGEIVDTLDRLNIGILFMIGGDGTLRAAAKISEEVLHRGLKCSVIAIPKTIDNDIYLVEKSFGFDTAVEKATEAIRAAHTEAIAAYNGIGLVKLMGRYSGFIAAYATLGLREVNFTLIPEVDFDLEGEHGFLEALRKRLKKRRHAVIVVAEGAGQKFFADQDLGTDPSGNPRLGDIGKFLVEKIKEYFVSIKMPITLKYIDPSYIIRSLPANANDHVYCGFLAQNAVHAGMRGKTAMLVSCRHNVYVHVPIKAAVIKRKIINPNSTLWFSVLETTGQPRLKN, encoded by the coding sequence ATGTTGGACTTTGTGGATTCCATAGAAACAAAAATAGCTAGCTTGGGTCCTTCAAAAATAGATTCTCCTATTTTGAGTAAGAGAAAGGATGTTTCTAGACATTTTGTAGCAGAAAATGAGCGCATAATGGTAAACATTACCCAGAGTTATATAGAAGAATGTATCAGAAATAAAAAGTCTTTTCTTTCATTTGAGGTAGCTGGACCAAGACAAAAAATCTATTTTGATCCTAGTAAATTAAAGTGTGGCGTGGTTACTTGTGGTGGTCTATGCCCTGGGACTAACGATGTTATTAGGGCCTTAGTGATGGAGTTGTATCATGTCTATGGAGTAAAAAACATTTATGGTTTTCAATATGGTCTGGAAGGATTTATTTCCCGTTATGGGCATCCACTTGTAGAATTGACGCCTGAAAGGGTAGCTAGTATCCATGAATTGGGTGGCACTATCCTGGGTACTTCGCGAGGTGCCCAAGATATAGGAGAAATTGTGGATACTTTAGATCGCTTGAACATTGGCATCTTATTTATGATTGGTGGTGATGGCACTTTAAGAGCAGCGGCTAAAATTTCTGAAGAAGTTTTACATCGGGGCTTGAAGTGCAGTGTGATTGCCATTCCCAAGACTATAGATAACGACATTTATTTAGTAGAAAAAAGTTTTGGTTTTGATACTGCTGTGGAAAAAGCTACTGAGGCCATCCGTGCTGCCCATACAGAAGCAATTGCCGCCTATAATGGTATTGGGCTAGTAAAACTTATGGGAAGATATTCAGGCTTCATTGCTGCATATGCTACCTTGGGCTTAAGGGAGGTAAATTTTACTCTAATTCCAGAAGTAGATTTTGATTTAGAAGGTGAACATGGATTTTTAGAAGCCTTACGTAAACGTTTAAAAAAACGGCGACATGCGGTCATTGTGGTGGCTGAAGGAGCAGGACAGAAATTTTTTGCTGACCAAGACTTAGGAACAGACCCTTCAGGTAATCCTCGTTTAGGAGACATTGGGAAGTTCCTAGTGGAAAAAATTAAAGAATACTTTGTTTCCATCAAGATGCCCATTACCCTTAAATATATTGACCCTAGTTATATAATTCGTAGTCTTCCTGCTAATGCCAATGACCATGTCTATTGTGGTTTTTTGGCCCAAAATGCAGTGCATGCAGGAATGAGAGGGAAAACAGCCATGCTTGTCTCTTGCCGACACAATGTATATGTGCATGTTCCCATTAAGGCGGCGGTCATTAAAAGGAAGATTATAAACCCCAATAGTACCCTTTGGTTTAGTGTTTTGGAAACTACTGGACAACCAAGATTGAAAAACTGA
- a CDS encoding segregation and condensation protein A gives MEQLKVKIEVFEGPLDLLLHLVKKNEVDIYNIPISVITEQYLGYLKFMKSLNIDLASEYLVLAATLVNIKSRMLLASPKEEDPREEITQALLDYVKIKDMADILEQREVLHRDVFARHAIEDIVGEKAFIFPSIFDLLDAFKKTIEKTKLQKTVSLELEPINIEEKMREILSILEVESEVFFERLFDEAITKEEMIVTFLALLHLAKEGEVILYQASPNASIYIKRLLPPEEQRPHLEVV, from the coding sequence ATGGAACAATTAAAGGTAAAAATAGAGGTTTTTGAAGGACCCTTGGATTTGTTGCTTCATTTAGTAAAGAAAAATGAGGTAGATATTTACAACATTCCAATCTCTGTTATCACTGAGCAATATTTAGGATATCTTAAGTTTATGAAATCACTTAATATTGATTTGGCTAGTGAATATCTTGTTTTGGCTGCTACTTTAGTGAACATTAAATCTCGTATGCTATTAGCTTCGCCCAAAGAAGAAGACCCACGTGAGGAGATTACTCAAGCATTGCTTGATTATGTAAAAATAAAAGATATGGCAGACATCTTAGAGCAAAGAGAGGTATTGCATCGGGATGTATTCGCAAGACATGCCATTGAGGACATAGTAGGTGAAAAAGCATTTATATTCCCCTCTATATTTGATTTGTTAGATGCCTTCAAAAAAACTATAGAAAAAACAAAATTACAAAAAACAGTCTCCTTAGAGCTAGAGCCCATCAACATAGAAGAAAAAATGAGAGAAATATTGTCTATTTTAGAAGTAGAATCTGAAGTATTCTTTGAGAGGCTCTTTGATGAAGCCATTACCAAAGAAGAAATGATTGTTACTTTTTTAGCCCTTTTACATCTAGCTAAAGAGGGTGAAGTTATTTTATATCAGGCGTCTCCTAATGCTTCTATTTATATAAAACGCCTTTTACCACCTGAAGAACAAAGGCCCCATTTGGAAGTAGTATGA
- a CDS encoding HEPN domain-containing protein, with product MRDEIKNMLEKAERKLKSAKKLFEIGEYEDAVSRAYYAVFHAISAVLLSKGLTFSKHAQVIGAFNKEFIKTGVFPKDFTKILTRLYEDRQTGDYSYTEFPDEETTAQDIEDAQRVLSACKKYLLKLK from the coding sequence GTGAGAGATGAAATAAAAAATATGTTAGAAAAGGCTGAAAGGAAGTTAAAATCGGCAAAAAAATTGTTTGAAATAGGTGAATATGAAGATGCTGTTTCAAGGGCATATTATGCGGTTTTTCATGCCATAAGCGCAGTTTTACTTTCAAAAGGTTTAACCTTTTCAAAACATGCTCAGGTAATAGGGGCTTTTAATAAAGAATTTATAAAAACTGGCGTATTTCCTAAAGATTTTACCAAAATTCTTACTAGATTATATGAAGATAGACAAACAGGTGATTATAGCTATACAGAGTTTCCTGATGAAGAAACTACTGCTCAAGACATTGAGGATGCACAGAGGGTATTATCGGCATGTAAAAAATACTTACTGAAGTTAAAATGA
- a CDS encoding 50S ribosomal protein L25, translating to MGDILLKAQIREKTGKEISRKLRAKGLIPAILYGPSVQPIPLAVNPIAVLKVLEKEQSASSFLDLEITDGKTSQVKKALIKDVDFHPTTDQLIHVDFYQITVGKELTLDVPIVIVGKAKGTEKGGILEQNLRELTISCLPKLVPSHIEVDVTDLDIGDSIHVADISVDEGIKIENDPQVPVVTLVAPEEEEVKVEEEEVEETGEAET from the coding sequence ATGGGAGATATTTTATTAAAAGCTCAAATTAGGGAAAAAACAGGTAAAGAAATCTCACGTAAGTTGCGGGCTAAAGGATTGATTCCTGCCATTCTTTATGGTCCTTCTGTTCAACCTATCCCTTTGGCTGTCAATCCAATTGCTGTTTTGAAGGTTTTGGAAAAGGAGCAAAGTGCTTCGTCTTTTTTGGACTTAGAAATAACAGATGGTAAAACTTCGCAAGTCAAAAAGGCCTTAATCAAAGATGTTGACTTCCATCCTACAACCGACCAATTAATACATGTAGATTTCTATCAGATTACCGTGGGTAAGGAGTTAACCCTGGATGTTCCTATTGTTATTGTGGGTAAGGCTAAAGGGACAGAAAAAGGGGGTATTTTAGAGCAAAACCTGAGAGAATTGACTATTTCTTGTCTTCCCAAATTGGTTCCCTCTCATATTGAGGTAGATGTGACGGATTTAGACATTGGAGATTCAATTCACGTGGCCGACATCTCTGTAGATGAAGGGATTAAGATAGAGAACGATCCCCAAGTACCGGTGGTTACTCTAGTGGCTCCTGAGGAAGAAGAGGTGAAGGTTGAAGAAGAGGAAGTAGAGGAAACAGGAGAAGCAGAAACATAA